In Desmospora profundinema, the genomic stretch CCGGTGGGAAAAACAGTCACCTTTATCGCGGAGGCGGTGCGGGTGACATCCAGTCAGGTCCTTTGCCATGTCCGGGCGGAGCACGATAAAGCGATTGTGGGAGAAGGCAGCTTCCTGCAAGTGATTCTGCCGCAACAAACCATTCGGGACCGGATCGAACAGATGCGATAACGAAGGGGACGGCGAAGCTGTCCCTTATTCTTTATTCCCTTTCGATATTGCCGTCCCTGTCCAGCAGTCCCAGTGCTTCCATTTCTCGCTTGGTCTTTGGTGTACCCAACTGATACACCATTTCATACAGTTGACGCAAGGTCCGGTCATATCCTTCATTTTCCCGGTTTTCGTCGGGGGACAGGTATGGGATATGGGCATCCCAAAACGTTTCCATGTCTTCAACGGAACTATTGCCGATCAGGTTGTTCAGTTTTTGCACCTCTTCCTCGGACGCCTCAATCTCAAATTCATATGAGGAAGCATCTGGGTCTTGTAAAAGCTCGCCCATGATTTCGCCTGAATGGATGGAAACGTAATATTTGCTGCGATGGTGATCCATGA encodes the following:
- a CDS encoding hydrolase — its product is MDHHRSKYYVSIHSGEIMGELLQDPDASSYEFEIEASEEEVQKLNNLIGNSSVEDMETFWDAHIPYLSPDENRENEGYDRTLRQLYEMVYQLGTPKTKREMEALGLLDRDGNIERE